From Treponema rectale, one genomic window encodes:
- the gltX gene encoding glutamate--tRNA ligase, protein MEKEVRVRYAPSPTGLQHIGGVRTALFNYLYARSQGGKFILRLEDTDRTRYDEKYVQNLYDTMAWLGIDWDEGGSKGGEYGPYVQSERFELYKEYAQKLVEKGEAYYCFCDAERLERIRKIQTENKLPPGYDRNCRHLTPEEIKANLDAGKPYVIRLKVPLEGETKFTDHLLGDIVWKNEDISPDPVLLKSDGFPTYHLANIVDDHMMKITHVMRAQEWIPSTPLHVQMYRSFGWEHPEFCHLPMVNGSDGKKLSKRHGSTSLNEFRARGYLPQAIVNYVALLGCSYDDGVDMYTLEELGKKFKLEHLNKAPAVFDYKKLEWYNGQYIRALTDEELYKWTLPFITGTGDACLEINPENPQPKPKVGPEYSGVAMGDDGEPVCVDSSMNMSSADVKAALMKLMPLIKERLHFLTDAAEMVHFLFTEPAVPPKADIIPKKIDEAKTKEVLENAIEFVKQLPSLDHEASEALAKSYAEKLGIKLGDFMMPIRMAVTGSRVSPPLMGSILILGVEKSVERIRRTLAEF, encoded by the coding sequence ATGGAAAAAGAAGTAAGGGTTCGCTATGCTCCGTCTCCAACCGGGCTTCAGCATATCGGCGGCGTAAGAACTGCGCTTTTTAATTATCTTTATGCACGTTCACAGGGTGGAAAATTTATTCTCCGTCTTGAAGATACAGACCGTACCCGTTATGACGAGAAGTATGTACAGAACCTGTATGATACTATGGCATGGCTTGGAATTGACTGGGATGAAGGCGGTTCAAAAGGGGGTGAATATGGCCCTTATGTTCAGAGTGAGCGTTTTGAGCTTTACAAGGAATATGCACAGAAACTTGTAGAGAAGGGTGAGGCCTATTACTGTTTCTGTGACGCAGAACGTCTCGAAAGAATCAGAAAAATACAGACAGAAAACAAGCTTCCACCTGGATATGACCGCAACTGCCGTCATCTTACTCCTGAGGAAATCAAGGCTAATCTTGATGCAGGAAAACCTTACGTAATAAGACTTAAGGTTCCTCTTGAGGGAGAAACAAAATTTACTGATCATCTTCTTGGTGACATCGTCTGGAAAAATGAAGATATTTCTCCAGATCCTGTTCTGCTTAAGTCAGACGGATTTCCTACATATCATCTTGCAAATATTGTAGATGACCATATGATGAAAATTACTCATGTAATGCGTGCTCAGGAATGGATTCCTTCAACACCTCTTCATGTTCAGATGTACCGTTCATTTGGCTGGGAACATCCGGAATTCTGCCATCTTCCGATGGTAAACGGTTCTGACGGTAAGAAGCTTTCAAAACGTCACGGATCAACATCCCTTAATGAATTCCGCGCAAGAGGCTATCTTCCACAGGCAATCGTTAATTATGTAGCTCTTCTCGGCTGTTCTTATGATGATGGTGTTGATATGTATACTCTTGAAGAGCTTGGAAAGAAGTTTAAGCTTGAACATCTTAATAAGGCTCCTGCAGTTTTTGATTACAAAAAGCTTGAGTGGTATAACGGTCAGTATATCCGTGCACTTACTGATGAAGAACTTTATAAGTGGACACTGCCTTTTATTACCGGAACAGGAGACGCATGTCTTGAAATTAATCCTGAAAATCCTCAGCCGAAACCAAAAGTTGGTCCGGAATATTCTGGAGTAGCTATGGGAGATGATGGAGAACCGGTTTGTGTAGATTCTTCAATGAATATGTCATCGGCAGATGTAAAGGCTGCATTGATGAAGCTTATGCCTCTCATTAAAGAACGCCTTCATTTCCTTACGGATGCTGCAGAAATGGTTCACTTCCTTTTTACAGAACCGGCAGTTCCTCCTAAGGCTGACATCATTCCTAAAAAGATTGATGAGGCAAAGACAAAAGAAGTTCTTGAAAATGCAATTGAATTCGTAAAACAGCTTCCTTCTCTTGATCATGAAGCCAGCGAAGCTCTCGCAAAAAGCTATGCGGAAAAACTTGGAATAAAGCTGGGAGATTTCATGATGCCTATACGCATGGCTGTAACAGGAAGTCGTGTTTCTCCACCTCTTATGGGATCGATTCTTATACTTGGTGTTGAGAAATCTGTAGAAAGAATCCGCAGGACTCTTGCAGAGTTTTAA
- a CDS encoding 2-isopropylmalate synthase: MSGMNPNGKYGSFVDLDFTERTWPSKRITKAPLWCSVDLRDGNQALVNPMGIDTKLAFFDLLVKIGFKEIEVGFPAASDTEYDFCRRLIEENHIPDDVTIQVLCQAREKLVKKTVEALKGCKQAIFHIYNSTSPAQRKYTFGKSKEEIKQIAVEGVRCIKSCLSEEDRKKIRIEYSPESFSMTEIDYAIEVCEAVKAEWDLLPGEKIIMNLPTTVECYTPNVYADRIEYFAKHISDRENVIISTHCHNDRGTGVASAELALLAGADRTEGCLFGNGERTGNLDIVNVALNMFSEGIDPELDFTNLPEIAELYNRFTGMEINPRSPWAGELVFTAFSGSHQDAIRKGMAARTKMDKNALWDVPYLLIDPHDIGRQYEGIIRINSQSGKGGAAYILEEKYGLILPKAMHPALGDIIKTAADKAQRELQTEEIYNLFVKQWLDAKGNLSIVDLSETHLEGSGTSGETTMCRGVVTWKGEKFTIGEKGNGPLDAFSSALKSTPAPAFSITAFHEHSVGTGNDTSAVAYVQITCEDGQQYWGAGKSTSVGRAGIDAVVSALNQIR; encoded by the coding sequence ATGAGCGGAATGAATCCAAACGGAAAATACGGTTCTTTTGTTGATCTTGATTTTACAGAAAGAACATGGCCTTCAAAGAGAATAACAAAAGCCCCTCTCTGGTGTTCTGTTGACCTCAGGGACGGTAATCAGGCTCTTGTAAATCCAATGGGAATTGATACAAAGCTTGCATTCTTTGATCTTCTGGTAAAAATCGGTTTTAAGGAAATTGAAGTAGGATTTCCTGCTGCCAGTGATACTGAATATGATTTCTGCCGCCGCCTCATAGAAGAAAATCACATACCTGACGATGTAACGATTCAGGTTTTATGTCAGGCAAGGGAAAAACTTGTTAAAAAGACAGTGGAAGCTCTTAAGGGCTGTAAGCAGGCAATTTTTCATATTTATAATTCAACATCTCCTGCTCAGCGTAAGTATACCTTCGGAAAATCAAAGGAAGAAATTAAGCAGATTGCAGTAGAAGGGGTCCGCTGTATAAAAAGCTGTCTTTCTGAAGAAGACCGTAAAAAGATTCGCATTGAGTATTCTCCGGAAAGTTTTTCAATGACTGAAATTGACTATGCAATTGAAGTTTGCGAGGCTGTAAAGGCAGAGTGGGATCTTCTTCCCGGTGAAAAAATAATCATGAATCTTCCTACAACCGTTGAGTGCTATACTCCGAATGTTTATGCAGACAGAATTGAATATTTTGCAAAGCATATTTCAGACCGTGAGAATGTAATTATTTCAACCCACTGTCATAATGACAGGGGAACCGGTGTTGCTTCAGCAGAACTTGCCCTTCTTGCAGGCGCTGACAGAACTGAAGGCTGTCTTTTCGGAAACGGAGAACGTACCGGAAACCTTGATATAGTTAATGTTGCCCTTAATATGTTTTCTGAGGGAATTGATCCTGAACTTGATTTTACAAATCTTCCTGAAATTGCAGAACTGTATAACCGCTTTACCGGAATGGAAATTAATCCGAGAAGCCCGTGGGCGGGAGAACTTGTATTTACGGCATTCAGCGGTTCTCATCAGGATGCCATCAGAAAAGGAATGGCTGCCAGAACAAAGATGGATAAAAATGCTCTTTGGGATGTTCCTTACCTTCTTATTGATCCTCATGATATCGGACGTCAGTATGAAGGAATAATCCGTATCAACAGTCAGAGCGGAAAGGGTGGAGCTGCCTATATTCTTGAAGAAAAATATGGACTTATTCTTCCTAAGGCCATGCATCCTGCTTTGGGAGACATTATCAAGACTGCTGCTGATAAAGCTCAGCGTGAACTTCAGACAGAAGAAATTTACAATCTCTTCGTTAAACAGTGGCTTGATGCAAAGGGAAATCTCTCTATTGTAGACCTTTCTGAAACTCATCTCGAAGGAAGCGGAACTTCCGGAGAAACTACCATGTGCCGCGGCGTAGTAACCTGGAAGGGAGAAAAGTTTACTATCGGTGAAAAAGGAAACGGACCTCTTGATGCCTTTTCTTCAGCATTAAAGTCAACTCCTGCTCCAGCCTTCAGTATTACTGCATTCCATGAACACAGTGTCGGAACCGGAAACGATACCAGTGCCGTTGCTTATGTTCAGATTACCTGTGAAGACGGACAGCAGTATTGGGGTGCCGGAAAATCCACCAGTGTCGGAAGGGCTGGTATTGATGCTGTTGTAAGCGCCCTTAACCAGATAAGATAA
- a CDS encoding Trp family transcriptional regulator — protein sequence MSDNDVNSTIKEICSLLAEIKDETLIFDFFGCLFTKAELKDFSNRWNLVKELDAGTTQREIAKKFSMSLCNITRGSREMKKEDSAFTKVLSILKNREKADQ from the coding sequence ATGAGTGACAACGATGTAAATTCCACAATTAAAGAAATCTGCTCGCTGCTTGCCGAAATTAAGGATGAAACACTTATCTTTGATTTTTTCGGCTGTCTGTTTACTAAGGCAGAACTTAAAGATTTTTCGAACCGCTGGAATCTTGTAAAGGAACTTGATGCCGGAACTACTCAGCGCGAAATTGCAAAAAAATTCAGTATGTCATTGTGCAATATTACCAGAGGTTCCCGTGAAATGAAAAAGGAAGACTCTGCTTTTACGAAAGTTCTTTCTATCCTGAAAAACCGGGAAAAGGCTGATCAGTAA
- the aroC gene encoding chorismate synthase encodes MAGNSFGDAFRVTTFGESHGSGLGCIIDGCPAGIKVNEEFLQSEMDRRKPGAKSAAVTARKESDRAEILSGVFEGMTTGTPVAILIRNENQHSKDYSNIKDVFRPGHGDYTYFEKYGIRDYRGGGRTSGRETCARVAAGAFAKMFLAQYGISVTAYTRKAAGILAEETDFTEIDRNLMRCPDKKAAEKMLAAVEEYRMNKNSCGGIVECVIKGAGTGLGEPVFDKADAMLAHAVLSIGAVKGIEFGAGFESADSDGKTNNDQMRSGPVFKTNNAGGILAGVTNGNDIIFRAAVKPVPSIFLEQETIDVNGENCSIIIEGRHDVCLCPRIIPVIEAMSAITIADLILRNRASRA; translated from the coding sequence ATGGCAGGGAACAGTTTCGGAGATGCATTCAGGGTAACAACATTCGGAGAAAGCCACGGTTCCGGGCTGGGATGTATAATTGACGGATGTCCGGCCGGAATAAAAGTCAATGAAGAATTCCTTCAGTCAGAAATGGACAGAAGAAAGCCTGGTGCAAAAAGTGCAGCCGTAACTGCAAGAAAAGAATCTGACAGGGCAGAAATTCTCAGCGGAGTATTTGAAGGCATGACAACCGGAACTCCTGTTGCAATCCTTATAAGAAATGAAAACCAGCATTCAAAAGACTATTCCAATATAAAGGATGTTTTCAGACCGGGACACGGCGACTATACCTATTTTGAAAAATACGGAATAAGGGATTACAGAGGCGGCGGACGGACAAGCGGACGGGAAACCTGTGCAAGAGTTGCAGCAGGAGCCTTTGCAAAAATGTTTCTTGCTCAATACGGAATCTCTGTAACAGCATATACAAGAAAAGCTGCGGGAATTCTGGCTGAAGAAACCGACTTCACCGAAATAGACAGAAACCTTATGCGGTGTCCTGATAAAAAAGCTGCAGAAAAAATGCTTGCAGCCGTTGAAGAATACAGGATGAACAAAAACTCCTGCGGCGGAATAGTTGAATGCGTAATAAAAGGAGCCGGAACGGGGCTTGGAGAACCGGTATTTGATAAAGCGGATGCAATGCTTGCTCATGCTGTTCTTTCAATCGGTGCAGTAAAGGGAATCGAATTCGGAGCAGGATTTGAAAGTGCCGATTCAGACGGAAAAACAAACAACGACCAGATGAGAAGCGGACCTGTATTTAAAACAAACAATGCAGGAGGAATTCTTGCAGGAGTAACCAACGGCAATGACATTATTTTCCGCGCCGCAGTAAAACCGGTACCAAGTATTTTTCTTGAGCAGGAAACGATAGATGTAAACGGAGAAAACTGCAGCATAATTATAGAAGGAAGACACGACGTATGCCTCTGTCCGAGAATCATTCCCGTAATAGAAGCTATGTCAGCAATAACAATTGCAGACCTTATTCTGAGAAACAGGGCATCAAGAGCTTAA
- a CDS encoding D-alanyl-D-alanine carboxypeptidase family protein produces MNKKTKVIAAASSSALVIILLSIMFEVRRSSILNPEIKSLTEKETSALEETLDGLYPERQKRLHRLPYKTGYNFEINSASAVVVDAATGNIIYEKNPDEVIPPASMTKLVEMAVVFEEIKNKNISMNDTVPLPPESWSKNLPYDASRMGLNEGDRVNLKTLLSGLAVASGNDASIAVANYVSGSMENFVKRMNELIQSLNLKTTYFVESSGYSAENLTTPYEFTDFALWYIKSFPFSLKEFHSQKQLVYNGYTISNTNKLLDELEGCDGLKTGYIDESGYNLSLTAERNGQRFLAVIMRGPGHSTLEGNYYRSIDGTKLINYGFDNFETYTPEQDFIYTISNPCCREEAFNLIPAENLSFTVPKNTGKKMQYKIIKPDFVSEEVTAGQSLGKIIFYADGTALRTVDLVCDRTTTKKSGPSLLADKIVVWSLRRAR; encoded by the coding sequence ATGAATAAAAAAACAAAAGTAATCGCAGCGGCATCTTCTTCGGCACTGGTAATCATACTTCTGAGCATAATGTTTGAAGTACGGAGATCTTCCATTCTTAACCCTGAAATAAAATCACTTACAGAAAAAGAAACTTCTGCTCTTGAAGAAACACTGGACGGACTTTATCCTGAACGTCAGAAACGGCTTCACAGGCTTCCATACAAAACAGGCTATAATTTTGAAATTAATTCCGCAAGTGCAGTTGTAGTAGATGCGGCAACAGGAAACATAATTTATGAAAAAAATCCGGATGAAGTGATTCCTCCTGCATCAATGACTAAACTTGTAGAAATGGCCGTTGTTTTTGAAGAAATAAAAAATAAAAACATCTCAATGAATGATACCGTTCCCCTACCCCCTGAAAGCTGGAGTAAAAACCTTCCGTATGATGCATCACGCATGGGACTTAACGAAGGCGACAGAGTCAACCTTAAAACCCTTCTTTCTGGACTTGCCGTTGCAAGCGGAAACGATGCTTCAATAGCAGTTGCAAACTACGTTTCCGGAAGCATGGAAAACTTTGTAAAAAGAATGAATGAGCTCATACAGTCTCTTAACCTCAAGACAACATATTTTGTCGAAAGTTCAGGCTACAGTGCAGAAAATCTGACGACACCATACGAATTTACGGATTTTGCACTGTGGTACATAAAAAGCTTTCCTTTCAGCCTGAAAGAATTTCACTCTCAAAAACAGCTTGTCTATAACGGATACACAATCAGCAACACAAATAAACTCTTAGATGAACTGGAAGGCTGTGACGGACTTAAAACCGGCTATATTGACGAAAGCGGCTACAACCTTTCTCTTACGGCAGAACGGAACGGCCAGCGTTTTCTTGCAGTAATAATGAGGGGGCCCGGCCACAGCACTCTGGAAGGAAACTATTACCGCTCTATAGACGGTACAAAACTTATAAATTATGGCTTTGACAATTTTGAAACTTATACACCTGAACAGGATTTTATCTATACGATTTCTAATCCATGCTGCAGGGAAGAAGCTTTTAATCTTATTCCTGCAGAGAACTTAAGTTTTACAGTTCCTAAAAATACAGGAAAAAAAATGCAGTATAAGATTATAAAGCCTGATTTTGTTTCTGAAGAAGTTACAGCCGGACAGTCTTTAGGAAAAATCATTTTCTATGCTGACGGAACGGCATTAAGAACCGTAGATCTTGTATGTGACAGAACTACAACAAAAAAATCCGGACCGTCCCTTCTTGCAGACAAAATTGTCGTATGGTCACTGAGACGGGCCAGATAA
- the asd gene encoding aspartate-semialdehyde dehydrogenase — MEKISVGVLGATGMVGQRYIKLLENHPWFKVTYVAASPRSAGKLYKDVVSSKWLIGEEIPADVANLTIQDANDAKLAVGKCKFVFSALEMGKDEIKALEEAYAAEGIPVVSNASANRWTEDVPMLVPEINYSHLDIIKKQQEHHGWKKGFIAVKPNCSLQTYMMPLHALIQAGYPVKRMIVTTLQATSGAGYPGVPSFDMIDNIVPFIGGEEEKTEKECLKILGKVDGDKIANAALPLVSSTCTRVPVIDGHTACVSLEFDLPEDKKPSLEEIEKIWTSYKSVPQELELPSAPVHPIVVRHEENRPQPRRDRETEKGMACVIGRLRKCAVFDVKFVALSHNTKRGAAMGGILNAELLKSKGFFDNL; from the coding sequence ATGGAAAAAATAAGTGTTGGTGTTCTTGGTGCAACTGGTATGGTTGGTCAGCGCTATATAAAACTTCTGGAGAATCATCCGTGGTTTAAAGTAACTTATGTCGCTGCCTCACCGCGCAGTGCCGGAAAACTTTATAAGGATGTTGTATCTTCAAAATGGCTTATTGGGGAAGAAATTCCTGCTGATGTTGCAAACCTTACTATTCAGGATGCAAACGATGCAAAACTTGCTGTAGGAAAGTGTAAGTTTGTATTCTCTGCTCTTGAGATGGGCAAGGATGAAATAAAGGCTCTTGAAGAAGCTTATGCTGCAGAGGGAATCCCTGTAGTTTCAAATGCAAGTGCTAACCGCTGGACAGAAGACGTGCCTATGCTTGTTCCTGAAATTAACTATTCTCATCTTGATATTATTAAGAAGCAGCAGGAACATCACGGATGGAAAAAAGGATTTATTGCCGTAAAGCCTAACTGTTCCCTCCAGACTTACATGATGCCTCTTCATGCTCTTATTCAGGCTGGTTATCCTGTTAAGCGCATGATCGTAACTACTCTTCAGGCAACAAGTGGAGCCGGATATCCTGGAGTTCCTTCTTTTGACATGATTGATAATATCGTTCCGTTTATCGGCGGCGAGGAAGAAAAGACAGAAAAAGAATGTCTTAAGATTCTTGGTAAAGTTGATGGAGACAAAATTGCAAATGCAGCTCTTCCTCTTGTAAGCTCAACCTGTACCCGTGTTCCTGTAATTGACGGACATACAGCCTGCGTTTCTCTTGAATTTGATCTTCCGGAAGATAAAAAACCTTCTCTTGAAGAAATTGAAAAAATCTGGACTTCATATAAATCTGTGCCGCAGGAACTTGAACTTCCTAGTGCTCCTGTACATCCGATTGTTGTACGTCATGAAGAAAATCGTCCTCAGCCTAGGCGTGACCGCGAAACAGAAAAAGGCATGGCATGTGTAATCGGCCGTCTGCGCAAATGTGCTGTATTTGACGTTAAGTTTGTTGCACTGAGCCATAATACAAAGCGTGGTGCTGCAATGGGCGGTATTCTTAATGCGGAACTTCTTAAATCAAAGGGCTTTTTTGACAATCTCTAG
- the dapA gene encoding 4-hydroxy-tetrahydrodipicolinate synthase produces MALIHGAYTAMITPMLSNGDVDYEGFRKNVIFQLEQGIDGLLPLGTSGETPTLDEDEEEKLLEIIFPVVKEYNAKNNRDVKIMVGAGSNNTRDAVRYCERAKKFGADFALVVTPYYNKPSDEGIFRHFEAVSKVGIPIVVYNIQGRTGKNISTALLQRIVELPNIAGVKEASGNISQMMEVIEKIKLSKPDFAVMSGDDGLTLPLMAAGGDGVISVVTNMIPGLMGQLVHDCENGKFAEARELHYRLQPFFRAAFVDGNPTCIKYAMNVKGLPAGSVRLPLAEPVDSAKKIIEDAIKACRL; encoded by the coding sequence ATGGCATTAATACATGGTGCATATACTGCAATGATAACACCGATGCTTTCAAACGGTGACGTAGACTATGAAGGTTTTAGAAAAAACGTAATATTTCAGCTGGAGCAGGGTATCGACGGACTTCTTCCTCTCGGTACGAGCGGAGAAACACCGACTCTTGATGAAGATGAAGAAGAAAAGCTTCTTGAAATCATATTTCCGGTTGTTAAAGAATATAATGCAAAAAATAATCGTGACGTAAAGATTATGGTTGGTGCAGGCAGCAACAATACAAGAGATGCCGTACGCTACTGTGAACGTGCTAAAAAGTTCGGCGCAGATTTTGCACTTGTTGTTACTCCTTATTACAACAAACCTAGTGATGAAGGTATTTTCCGTCATTTTGAGGCTGTTTCGAAAGTAGGAATTCCGATTGTAGTTTATAACATTCAGGGCCGTACCGGAAAAAATATTTCTACTGCACTTCTTCAGCGCATCGTTGAACTTCCGAATATTGCCGGTGTTAAGGAAGCCAGCGGAAACATCAGCCAGATGATGGAAGTAATTGAAAAGATAAAACTTTCAAAACCTGATTTTGCCGTTATGAGCGGAGATGACGGTCTTACTCTTCCTCTTATGGCAGCCGGTGGAGACGGAGTAATTTCTGTAGTTACAAATATGATTCCTGGCCTTATGGGTCAGCTTGTTCATGACTGTGAGAACGGAAAATTTGCAGAGGCAAGGGAACTTCATTACCGCCTGCAGCCTTTCTTCCGGGCAGCATTTGTAGACGGAAATCCTACCTGCATAAAGTATGCAATGAACGTTAAGGGACTTCCGGCAGGAAGTGTACGTCTTCCGCTTGCAGAACCTGTGGATTCAGCAAAAAAAATCATTGAAGATGCAATAAAAGCCTGCAGGCTCTAA